TTGCTTTGGCTTGTTTTACTGCTCTCTTTGTGCTCAGGCACCAGGAGGTAGAGCTTGTCTGTGGGTTGTCTAGTCCTTGCTTAACCACTGGACACAACACATCTTTATTACTTCAGGTTGTATTCTAATAAAACGATTCATCTTGACATCTGCAATATTGATAGCAATACTGTGTTGGTCAGATGACACCACAACACCAATTTTGCAGTAAGTTACACAGTAAAATATTGTACACCGGAAGTGTATGTCTGTAGATCCATGGTGTAAATTGTGTGTTCCAGGAAAAGTATGAGGTCGCCCTGAAGCACAACAGCATCAAAATCGTCACGCCGGAGTGGATCACACACTCGGCGTTGGACAAGAGCCGGAAGGACGAGGCTCTGTACCACCCCCGGTTGACCTACCAggaggtggatgaggagagtGAGTATGAGTCGCTCTCCGAGGGCAGTTACAGCCCTCCAGGCCGCAGGCGCCCAGGCCCCAGGTCCCGGAGATCCAGCTCCTCCTCAAGAGACGACTCCCCTGCTAGTGGCCGAGGAGGGACCTCGCCCAAAGCCGAGCGACGAGACGAGCTCATGTTCGATGACTCGGATGACTCTTCCACGGAGAAGGAGGAACGGAACCTGAACTGGACCCCAGTAGAGATTACCGGGCCACCCCCGGGTCCCAAACGCAGACTGCAGCCAGGGAAGGACTCTGGCCTGATCAACCTCTGTGCCAGCGTGCCCCCTGTGCCAGGCAGTGCAGGGCCACCAGACACCCGGGCTGCCCTGGGACCCAGTGGTGCCCAGCCGGGGGCAGAGAGGCCAGAGGGCATGGCAGGCTGGAGCCCAGCGGCCAGGACGCTACGGAACATTACCAACAACTCTGACATCCAGCAGACCACCAGACCCTCCAACGTTGCACATGTAAGAATAATGTCCTTTAATGTGCTCAAAAGCTTTATTTCTTGCTTGGTTTCTTTTTGCTTTAGTGGTATAAAATACTTTGATGTCAATATTTCCTAGTCCATTTCTAAAAGCAGTGCTGAAATGTAAATTGTTTGGTTTCTTACCACGGATCCTACAGAGTCTCTCTGCCTCAACGAAGACATTGGATCAGCAGCAAACGAACCAGGGCCAGCCCAACACCCAACCCAACCCGCTCCTGTTCAACCAAGTGAAGCCCCAAGGTCAGCAGCAGCTCACAGTCGAAGCACAGCAGCAGTTACTGCAGCAGCAGCCCCACCAGGTCCCCCAACAGCCACAACAACACCCACCTCAGCAGCTGCCACAGCAACCGCACCCCATGCTGCAGCATATTCCACCACAGCAACTCATGCAGTTGCACcaccagcagcaacagcaaccgCAGGTTCCTCAGCAAGGTTTCCCTCCTCAGTTATCACAACAACCGGCCCATCAGTTCATCCAGCAGAAGCAGCCGCACCAACAGCAGATCCACCAACAACAGATCTTCCCCCAGCAACAACAGCAACCGCCACGTGCATTCTCGCAGCAACAACTGCGACCACAGCAGCTCCCCCGGCCGCccatacagcagcagcagctccaacaacagcagcagcagcatgctTTACAACAGCAGTTACAGCAGTTCCAGCAGCACAGGCTCCAGTTACAGCTCCAACAGCAGCAGAACCAGCAGCAGCAACTCCATCAACAACacctccaacagcagcagcatttcCTGCAGCAACAGATGCAGCAGCAGCACATGCAGCAGcttcaacaacagcagcagcatctccAGAGCCAGCAGCAGTCGCTGCAGCAGCATCCGAGCCAGCAGCAGCAAGGGTCACTACAGCCTCAGCTTCCTCAAGTGCACCAGTTGTTTGGCCACGAGCCAGGCCAAGAGAGTAAGTTCACTCTTACTGACATAGATATCAGTCAGTGTCACCTTCTGTTTCAGTTCATTACAAAAAAAATCTATTagaaaaatacataaaaataCATGAAACAATTGTGATCGGATGAAATACAGCCAATGATCATCATTGTGTTTTTCATGGTTGTGATTATGATTTTTTTGACTAACCAATCATCTTTCTATTTGCTGCTGTAGTTCCAGAAGATGGCTTCTTGGTGGGCTGTGTGTTTGCTATCGCTGACTACCCAGAGCAGATGGCAGACAAGCAGCTCCTAGCCACGTggaagagagtaagagagagacttTCAGTCTTTTCACGGCCTTATCTTGTATCTGAGCAAACAGCATTATAACTGCATTTGTTCAACTACTATTTTGCCCCTTGCATTTCTGAGTTGTATTTTGTCAATCACAGATTATCCAGGCCTATGGTGGAATTGTGGACTCCTCTCTCAGCAACcgctgcactcacctgctctgtgaAACTCAAGTCAGCAGCATGTATGTCCAGGTAAGCATCACTAAATCGTTTTTCATCTCAGCtaaagggctcccgagtggcgcagcggtctaaggcattgcatctcagtgcaagaggcgtcactatccCATCCGGCTGTgatagggagtcccatagcgcggcaaacaattggcacagcgtcgtccggggtaggccgtcattgtaaataagaatttgttcttaactgacttgcctagttaaataaaaaattaaaaggcCTGCTTGAAGGCCAAaatctgtttgtgtgtatgtcagTTAGATTAGTTTTTAAATGTAATCTCTCTTGTTGCTGTACCTCAGGCCCTACGAGAGGGGAGGCGCTGTGTCACTGCCCACTGGCTGAACACCATCCTGAAGAAAAAGAAGATGGTTCCTCCTCACAGAACCCTACACCTCCCCTTCGCCTTCCCACCAGGAGCCAAGCCCTGCTCACAACACGTATGCATCACTTCCTTTTTATCGCACCCCATTAAAAACATCTAACATGGGTTGCGGTCGTATGTTTTTAGTTTGAAACAATGGTACAAGGATACATTATGCTTTGGTGTGTCATGAGGTAATGACTTGACTTGCAAGCCTATGACTCATAAATGGCGCTTATAGCTTAGCTTCTATACTAAGTCATTGACATTGCTATCATTCTCTCCTCAGATCATCTCCGTAACTGGCTTTGTGGACTCAGAACGCGACGACCTGAAGCTGATGGCCTACCTGGCAGGAGCCAGATACACAGGCTACCTCTGTCGTAGTAACACTGTGCTCATCTGTAAAGAGTAAGAGATGACCTTGATATGTTCTCACCTATTATGAATGGCATGTAAATGTTGTTGGCACAATCAAGTCATTGACGTATTCATGTTTGTGTGGATGGGTGTCAGGTTTAATTAATGTGTGTGTTAATGCTTGTATCATGTCCgttttactctactgtattaaacCCATCTATtaaccctttctccctccctgtctcattAGGCCCAGTGGTCTGAAGTATGAGAAGGCCAAGGAGTGGAGGATCCCCTGCGTCAACGCCCAGTGGCTCTGTGACATTCTCCTGGGCAACTTTGAAGTCCTCCGGCAGGTCCAGCACAGCAGATACTCCAACTTCAACCTGCAGGAACCACTCATCCCCAACCAGCATCTGGTTCAGAACCTACTGGGTACAGGGTTCAGAAGTCTTACAGTGGGGGCAAGGGGACTTGAAATGGAAGTTTTTGTTAAGCTGGACAGCCATCTGTTAAACATAGGTGTGAATATAATTACTTTTTCTCCTTTTGGACTTAATTTTAGGTGCTTGGCGGGCTCCTGTGAAGGTTTCGCCTGACGCGTTGGCGGCATTGCAGTTGCAACAAAAGCAGAAACCGTCTGAGTCGAACTCCCAGCATCCAAATAAGAAACCACGGTGAGACTCCATCACCCTAGTTTTCAGTGGTGTGTAGCATGGTATAAAGATGAGTTAGACAATCTGCAGAATTTGTTTGTAATAATATTTGTTTCTAAAAATACATCTTTGTATATAGGGATATGTGACTTTCATTGATCTTATGACTTATCTATTTAATCAACTAACTTTTAATTGTTATCCgatttaaattaatcatgtaacaattaactcattaggaatttggggcaccacgagagtgGTTGTTTAAAGGGTCACCATCTCCCAAATTAACTAAATGATTACACAGGATAACTTACACACTTAATACATTAGGAAAAGGTCCCTAGCGGACTGACACAACatatgacggcttgttacacaacgacatggagagcgagagagaaaaaattAACTCTTACCGTTGATACATTTAAGAAACTTTTCTCACAGTAATCATATACTTTGTACACGAACTGCCGTCCGTttggagtaagaaatcatgaatgtatttacgtgtGAATGCCTTCGTTCGCTGTGGATCTCTGTCGGAACCAGCCCTCCCTAGGAAGGGTGATGGGCCTTTCAGCGGCAcgcttgtaaggctctgattgtccaaaaggggtctcctcctcctactgTTGTTCACTCTGGAAGATGCCCCTTGGAAGGTAGGCTAGCCAGCCGTGTCGACGGGTTCCCATTGGGTGATGAGAGTAGTGTACTACAGTGATTTGAGAAGAGTAGTAGAGTGGTCCCACTTAAATGAGCTTTTCTAGATACCTTTCTTAGGACAGCTAATTAGCTGTACCAGTAATTGTCTGAGAGGGGAGTTTTCTTCTCCAAATCGTGTTGATATTCAGAGTTCGACCACTTTGGACGTGTGCTGCAGCTACACGCCTCTCTTGCCTAAATGTTAATTTCCTTACCAATCCTTTTATGTACTCTAGTCGAAGGGGACGGTTCTGTCAGGCTGACGCTTTCTGACCTCACTCGGGGCGTGGCTGTGCAAAATTTTACAGGAGAAAAATGATCTCATGACTCCTAAAATTGCATTCGGGTCTTATTTCATATACAACGTAGAGGATGGAGACTTCGTACATGTACTGTTATTTCCTTTATAacattttaatgacatcacaaaatatcaACCCATATGACATTAGTTTTCTATAGATCACCACTGACCATTCCCCACATTCTTATGTTACAAATATTTTTCCACTATTCACTTTTTGAACGTGTTAGTTTCGTCGGGGAAAGTCTGTTAACAAAGACAATACTTTGGTTAATACTGGCGAGGGAGACTCTAGATCTCCTCTCCTTTAATTTAAGACTGGGTGTGAGCTGTCAACCCGGCGGcagctccctcctcccccctctgtgGGTGGGAGAAGGTCTGGTTACTGTCAGCTattgccaagctgatctgacccattcggatcctcacaggacagtcatgacagatACAACTCAAAGTTTATCTCCCAATGACCCAAATATTCTCTCAATTGTAGACTTGAGGAGATCGAAGCCCCAACCAAGAAGCTTCCACCAGAATCCACACCGTACATTTTCTTCACTGGCTTTGAGCCAACACAGGTCCAACAATTCATGAAGGTAATTGTTATTTCTATGTTTGTGCACAGCTGAGCAAGAGTCTGCAGGAAACAGCCTTTGTTGTGAATTACTGTTGGCAAGAATATCAATCACCGATATTTAGGTAAAAGTTTTTACAGGCTCACATCCGATTTGCAGCACTCTGCCTCTAACAATGCATCCGATGTCCCTTTCTGTCTGTTCAGAGGCTGCACAACCTTGGGGGGGAGATCGCAAAGAGTGCTCAAAAGTGCACCCATCTGGTGGCCAACAAGGTGACGAGGACTGTGAAGTTCCTCACGGCGATGTCCATTGTCGAGCACATCGTCACCCCTGAGTGGTTAGAAGAGAGCTGGAAGAGCCAGAAGTTTGTTGGTACTTTAAAGCGAGAATCCTTAATCGAAACAATGACAAAGTGGTCACCCCGCCTCTGCTTTAGTAAAAAAAAGCTGAGGGATATGCctgaagaaatgtaaccactctcaaattcgcAGACTGAGCTATTGATGCAAGGACAAATAatgtagttttaaccatgttttaagGCTATATGATAATTGACCTAAGCTCataaggcatttataagttatgttattcaagaatcaatgggtacatatcataaagtccaaaaaatgtatgtagcaactaaggattcttGCTTTAAGTTGGCATTCAGTTATTAAATAAGGGATCTGTGGGAGGGAGTTCCATGTTGCGGGATACTGTTGTGAGGTCATCCTTTTTGTGTGTATGTTCTTAGAGGGAGTCTGTTTGGCtttagagtatgtgtgtgtttgttaattCAGATGAGCAGAACTACATGCTAAAAGATGCAGAGGCAGAGGTGCTGTTCGGCTTCAGTCTGGAAGAGTCACTGAAGAGGGCCCACGCTGCACCACTCTTCAAGGTTAGTGATCCCATACACTTGTGGAATCTATCCCCAATATCCATCTGCCTGGTTAGTGGACACCCATGTGTGGATATTTGGAAATATTTAATTGTTCTGTTGAGTCAGATTGTGATAAGAGTCCATTTGTCTGATTGGATGCATTAGATTCCCAATTAAACATGTCTTCTGTTTTCTTCTCCCTCCCTAGGGCAAGTATTTCTATATTACCCCTGGGATCTGTCCCAGCCTTACCACTATGAAAGCCATCATAGAGAGCGCAGGAGGCAAGGTGCTTCCCAAGCAGCCCTCCTTCCGCAAAATAATGGAGCACAAGCAGAATAAGGTACTGGTCATCTCCATGTAGTCACAGAACTGTTATAACTGTGTACTTGAAGAATGACGGAGGTGATCTTCTATTACTGAACTCATGGAATGTTTTCTGTTATTTTCAGAACCTTCCTGAGATCATTCTGATATCCTGTGAGAATGATCTTCATCTATGTAGAGAGTACTTCTTGAAGAACATTGGTAAGAGGAACCTGTCAATGTGGACATGTGCTATGAATATGGCTGATTGTTATGGCATCCTGTTTTGACTCGAGGCTAAACCTGCCTCTTGTCTCCCCTGTTTCTTCCTTACAGACGTTCACAATGCTGAGTTTATATTGACTGGAGTATTGACACAGAACTTGGATTATGAATCATATCCTTTTAAATGCAAGAGAAGGAACGGTCTCCCACTGTGATAAGTACCTATCAGCAGTGAGATTCTGTGTTTTTCATGCTTTACAGGGGATTGCCTTTCGGATTCCACCAAGCACAGCCAAAAACAAGAGTGTCAATTGATTGTAATGATTCTTATTGTGATTAATTGAAACCATAACAAAGTGGCCACCCCACCTCTGCTGAGTGATGGGCCTGGTAAAATGTTACCACCTTCAATTTCAGGACTGACCCTCCATGAGGTCAAAATGATAATTTTAACCATTTTTGAGGCTATACGGCAGGGGTAGGCCactagattcagctgcgggacGATTTTTGTCTGGGGGGACAGAAAAAAAttatcatttgtagactgcaaattgacaacAACTAATCCCAGAAAGAGTGTTTTTTCAAATTACAATAATGTCATACTTTGATTATATTGGCATGATCACATACgccttttttttgtgtgtgggaatacttgggaacggATTTCTTAAATTTAACAAATGTTTTACTGAATTCCCTGTGATTTTAGTATTTTagtaaaacaagtttatattttgCTTTCTGAtgaggtacgacagttgaactaacctcatgaggcatttctaagttctattcttcaagaatcaatcgATATATATCTTTAATTTACAAGTCAAAAAATGCATGTAGCCATTAAGGATTCTAGATTTAAAGCCCTGCTCACCACTTTCCTTAACAATCTCACAAATAAATTCACATGATGGCAAAGACCAAGAAGACTAGAAGAAGTCCGGTGAAGATGAGGGTTTTAGTGAAGTGCATTTTTCCATTGACTGAGGTCCTGTACTGGAGGAAACAATGAAGACGACTGAAACAAGTTGCAATGTACAGTCACACTGCTGTACAGTCACACTGCTCTTGATATTTTGCAAGATTTTGTACCCTGTGAATAGATAATCGTTGTTTTGTAGGTTTTTGTAACAATCGCTAATAATGCATACATAAATTGATGTTATTTTTGTGtactgaatgtttaaattatggattggttttaattttttaaaattgtattaagGTTTCTAGCAATTATTCAACACTTTTGGAATAAAATCAGAAGTTTGTTGTCAAAATGAATCTTAGATTTCTTTGCTTTCTCACAAATATACCTCTTTAGATATTCATGGAACAGTGCTGAAACTCTTATGTCAGTGGCAAATTTACAATCGCAAAACTAGAAGCAGAGTTTGTTCGTTTCATGTATTGAACCATACAGCACTGACTACCAAAACCACTGCACTGACCTGACCAGCTTTCCCTGTTTTCACTGACATATTCAGTCAGCCTGAATGACTACAGTGCTGCATCGCTCACCTCGGTCATCATGAAAACCTTTGAGCATCTCTTCCTGTCCCATCTCAAAACCACCATCGACACCCTCCTTCGTCTACAGAGCCAATAGATCTGTCTGTAGACGACGCTGTCCCAAGGACATGCAAGAGGATATTGTTTGTGGACtttagctcagccttcaacacagtCATTCTGGACTTGCTACAGCACAAACTCCCCCAGCTGAATGTATCGGACTCCTAATTGCTCGTGGATCACTGACTTCCTGACCAACAGGACACTGCACGTTAAGATGGGACAACATATTTCAGAATCCCTATCAGCACAGGGTTGCATGCTCTCCACCCTCTACTCCAATGACTGCACCTCCAACGACCCATCTGTCAAAACacttaagtttgctgatgacgtAAACCTGGTCATCCAAGTAGAAAGGTTGGTGGCCTGGTGCAGTCGCAACGACCTAGAACTCGACATAGTCAAAACCGTGGAGATGGTGGTACACTTCAGGAAATGCCCCCCCACCATCTCCCCTTTCGAGATTGATTGCTCAGCTGTCAGCACAGCCAAGTCATATTTAAATTCCTGGGGACCATCATCTCTCGGCCTCAACTGGGAGGACAACATCACAGTGGTGACCAAGAAGGCTCGACCGAGGATGTACTGTCTGCGACAGCTGAGGAAACTCACTCTTGGACAATTCTGGTTCGGATCTATACGTCCATCATTGTCAATCCTCATCTCTTCTATCACCATCTGGTTTGGGTCTGGCTGCTGCAAGTGCAAACTGCAGCGCATTGTTCGGTCTGCGGAGAAGTTCGTAGGCTGTCACCTGCCCACCATCAAGGACCTGCAGAGCTCCAGGACTAGGAAGCTTGCAGGTACGATCATTTCCTACCCTGCCCATTCCAGACCCCCCATCTTTCAAAGACTTCACTCTGGCAGACAGGTTAGGCCAATCATGACCAATACCGCCCTCCCCCTGAACAGTTTCTTCCTTGCTGTGGC
The sequence above is a segment of the Oncorhynchus nerka isolate Pitt River linkage group LG20, Oner_Uvic_2.0, whole genome shotgun sequence genome. Coding sequences within it:
- the LOC115103061 gene encoding PAX-interacting protein 1-like, whose product is MSGEEPKVPEELFKDVKFYVVGDIDQKVVQLLKAGKGKEVSYNALATHIIAEDGDNPEVGESREVFDLPVVKPSWVTLSVRCGDLLPVTGFSPESGQIFFGVTACLPKLREDLNTLWALITFYGGDCQLYLNKKCTHLIVPEPKGEKYEVALKHNSIKIVTPEWITHSALDKSRKDEALYHPRLTYQEVDEESEYESLSEGSYSPPGRRRPGPRSRRSSSSSRDDSPASGRGGTSPKAERRDELMFDDSDDSSTEKEERNLNWTPVEITGPPPGPKRRLQPGKDSGLINLCASVPPVPGSAGPPDTRAALGPSGAQPGAERPEGMAGWSPAARTLRNITNNSDIQQTTRPSNVAHSLSASTKTLDQQQTNQGQPNTQPNPLLFNQVKPQGQQQLTVEAQQQLLQQQPHQVPQQPQQHPPQQLPQQPHPMLQHIPPQQLMQLHHQQQQQPQVPQQGFPPQLSQQPAHQFIQQKQPHQQQIHQQQIFPQQQQQPPRAFSQQQLRPQQLPRPPIQQQQLQQQQQQHALQQQLQQFQQHRLQLQLQQQQNQQQQLHQQHLQQQQHFLQQQMQQQHMQQLQQQQQHLQSQQQSLQQHPSQQQQGSLQPQLPQVHQLFGHEPGQEIPEDGFLVGCVFAIADYPEQMADKQLLATWKRIIQAYGGIVDSSLSNRCTHLLCETQVSSMYVQALREGRRCVTAHWLNTILKKKKMVPPHRTLHLPFAFPPGAKPCSQHIISVTGFVDSERDDLKLMAYLAGARYTGYLCRSNTVLICKEPSGLKYEKAKEWRIPCVNAQWLCDILLGNFEVLRQVQHSRYSNFNLQEPLIPNQHLVQNLLGAWRAPVKVSPDALAALQLQQKQKPSESNSQHPNKKPRLEEIEAPTKKLPPESTPYIFFTGFEPTQVQQFMKRLHNLGGEIAKSAQKCTHLVANKVTRTVKFLTAMSIVEHIVTPEWLEESWKSQKFVDEQNYMLKDAEAEVLFGFSLEESLKRAHAAPLFKGKYFYITPGICPSLTTMKAIIESAGGKVLPKQPSFRKIMEHKQNKNLPEIILISCENDLHLCREYFLKNIDVHNAEFILTGVLTQNLDYESNKFT